The Opitutaceae bacterium genome includes a window with the following:
- a CDS encoding aspartyl protease family protein, which translates to MRDKGPTTGLRSTLATLLLAVLVLSGCNSLPFSTPPAIEATDLPRETVVIPARRVGNLLLIEAQWDKRGPWRFIVDTGSSVTLVSSEFASRYAISRKRFVSAPKRVRLATGTERLFPNTVIREFRFGEASFINKPVLVFDASELSAQFGVKIDGILGFPFFGESRIELDYGQPQLRISRSVPDTGRPPEATSYRLEMRTPRITGTLGGSDREFLIDSGSDVAVVLPILDPTLRFSIPIRPGGALGSLSGSTQSLVGRIDGDFAFANHIARNPVVTFGGTESSIGGGILSLFTVVFDTREKWVALVSAGASPLTPTSLRHAGLSFTKTPAYWRVDAVVPGSNAETAGVRVGDLVVRINGEPVSRWPLARFDAHVRRAEELVYTFLHGTRERPATIPPFDLVPTAAASPAPVQ; encoded by the coding sequence ATGCGGGACAAGGGACCAACAACAGGGCTACGGTCGACACTGGCGACACTCCTGCTAGCCGTCCTGGTGCTCAGCGGCTGCAACTCGCTCCCGTTCTCCACCCCGCCGGCCATTGAGGCGACCGATCTGCCCCGTGAAACGGTTGTCATTCCTGCCAGGCGCGTGGGCAATCTCCTGCTCATCGAGGCCCAATGGGACAAGAGAGGGCCATGGCGCTTCATCGTCGACACGGGGTCGAGCGTCACGTTGGTGTCGAGCGAGTTTGCCTCCCGCTACGCCATCTCGCGCAAACGCTTCGTGAGCGCACCCAAGCGCGTGCGCCTCGCCACTGGTACAGAACGTCTCTTCCCAAACACGGTCATCCGCGAGTTCCGCTTCGGCGAGGCCAGTTTCATCAACAAGCCGGTTCTGGTATTCGACGCGTCCGAGCTTTCAGCCCAGTTTGGCGTCAAGATCGATGGCATTTTGGGTTTTCCTTTCTTCGGGGAATCCAGGATCGAGCTGGACTATGGCCAACCCCAACTGCGGATCAGCCGATCCGTTCCGGACACAGGGAGGCCCCCGGAAGCAACCAGCTACCGACTCGAAATGCGCACGCCTCGAATCACAGGCACCCTGGGGGGAAGCGACCGCGAGTTCCTGATTGATTCAGGAAGCGATGTCGCCGTTGTCCTTCCCATCCTCGACCCCACCCTGCGCTTCTCGATCCCAATACGCCCGGGCGGCGCGCTCGGTAGCCTCTCCGGCTCAACCCAATCCCTGGTGGGACGAATTGACGGCGACTTCGCTTTTGCAAACCACATCGCCCGCAACCCCGTGGTGACCTTCGGCGGCACGGAATCGTCAATCGGCGGGGGAATTCTCAGCTTGTTCACGGTCGTATTCGACACCCGCGAGAAATGGGTGGCGCTGGTTTCAGCCGGCGCCTCGCCCCTGACTCCCACTTCGCTCAGGCACGCCGGGCTCTCCTTCACAAAAACACCCGCGTATTGGCGGGTCGACGCCGTCGTACCAGGCTCAAACGCAGAGACTGCTGGCGTACGGGTGGGAGATCTCGTCGTCCGTATCAATGGCGAACCGGTGAGTCGCTGGCCACTCGCACGTTTTGACGCTCACGTGCGACGCGCCGAGGAGCTGGTCTACACTTTCCTCCACGGCACACGCGAACGCCCGGCGACAATCCCACCGTTTGACCTGGTGCCGACGGCCGCCGCCTCACCCGCGCCAGTCCAATAG
- a CDS encoding GldG family protein encodes MKLGNKLSAFLLIAAGLVLANFIASRLSLRWDTTHESLYTLSEGSRKLVAALNEPVRIDFYFSRSSEAVPVTYKNYATRVQEMLRQYALASRGQLTLQVIDPRPDTPEEERATTAGLTPQMLATGEKIYFGLVATQADQQKSIPSFNPQREGFLEYDLSQLVFSVQQTTKRRLGLLTSLPLQSSGPANPMMRRQPTPGQYVATEWERVFELVPIDASATELPANLDALAVIHPQRLSPKTEYAIDQFILSGKPTLIAVDPASQHFKQQAQGMMFGGPQPGASSDFSPLKAYGFTYDAQSVIGDPFFAADVQGQSGIIRYPLWLNLQKPAFNADSAATAQLSSLLLIEPGAFTFNEQPGVTYTALVQTSSEAGAVPAMTAQFAAPETIGRELKDPGTRVLAALVRGKLKSAFPTGAPEPKADEKPGADSPAKAPDQGSATSKNHLQESTSSSTLLVVADTDWLFDAYSLRRLGSYALPFNDNLAFGSNTLETLAGSPELIALRGKGSSLRPFTVVQEMEREASSRYQARLQSLDDKLAEIQHQLTELQSKKQGAQRLIATPEVKKAVDEFRKQEATTNAERRAIRKALREDIEALGNRLLLLNLFTSPLLIIAGGIWYQRSRRAA; translated from the coding sequence ATGAAACTCGGCAACAAACTCTCCGCATTCCTTCTGATCGCCGCGGGCCTGGTCCTGGCCAACTTCATCGCCTCCCGCCTTTCGCTGCGCTGGGACACCACGCATGAGTCGCTTTACACCCTCTCGGAAGGCTCGCGCAAACTCGTGGCCGCCCTCAACGAGCCGGTCAGGATCGACTTCTACTTCTCGCGCAGCAGCGAGGCGGTCCCCGTCACCTACAAGAATTACGCCACACGCGTCCAGGAGATGTTGCGCCAGTACGCGCTTGCCTCGAGGGGACAACTCACGCTCCAGGTGATCGATCCGCGGCCTGACACCCCCGAAGAGGAGCGGGCGACCACAGCCGGGCTCACGCCCCAAATGCTGGCCACAGGCGAAAAGATCTACTTCGGCCTCGTGGCAACCCAGGCCGACCAACAGAAATCCATCCCTTCGTTCAATCCGCAGCGGGAGGGCTTCTTGGAATACGACCTGTCCCAGCTCGTCTTCAGCGTTCAGCAAACGACGAAACGTCGGCTCGGCCTGCTCACATCACTCCCGCTGCAGTCCTCGGGCCCGGCGAACCCGATGATGCGCCGTCAGCCGACCCCCGGGCAATATGTCGCCACGGAGTGGGAACGCGTCTTCGAACTCGTGCCAATCGATGCCTCGGCCACCGAGCTGCCGGCCAACCTCGACGCACTCGCCGTCATCCACCCGCAGCGGCTGTCGCCAAAAACTGAATACGCCATCGACCAGTTCATCCTGTCCGGGAAACCGACGCTCATAGCAGTCGACCCTGCCTCCCAGCATTTCAAGCAACAAGCGCAAGGGATGATGTTCGGCGGCCCGCAGCCCGGCGCCTCGTCCGACTTCAGCCCTTTGAAGGCGTATGGATTCACCTACGACGCTCAATCCGTCATCGGCGACCCCTTCTTCGCCGCGGACGTGCAGGGTCAGTCAGGAATCATCCGCTACCCGCTCTGGCTCAACCTCCAGAAGCCCGCATTCAACGCCGACTCGGCCGCTACGGCACAGCTCTCTTCGCTACTCCTGATTGAACCCGGTGCCTTCACATTCAACGAACAGCCGGGTGTCACCTACACCGCGCTCGTCCAGACTTCCAGCGAGGCCGGTGCGGTGCCAGCCATGACCGCCCAGTTCGCCGCACCAGAGACCATCGGGCGTGAGCTCAAGGATCCGGGCACCCGTGTCCTCGCAGCTCTGGTCAGGGGAAAACTCAAATCCGCCTTCCCCACGGGCGCACCCGAGCCAAAAGCCGATGAAAAGCCAGGAGCGGATTCGCCGGCGAAAGCCCCGGACCAGGGCTCGGCCACCTCGAAGAATCACCTCCAGGAATCGACAAGCAGTTCCACGCTTCTCGTGGTTGCCGATACGGATTGGCTGTTCGATGCCTACAGCTTGCGCCGGCTTGGCAGCTATGCCCTGCCGTTCAACGACAACCTCGCCTTCGGAAGCAACACCCTCGAGACGCTCGCCGGCTCTCCTGAACTCATCGCCCTCCGCGGCAAGGGTAGCTCGCTCCGCCCGTTCACCGTCGTGCAGGAGATGGAACGGGAGGCCAGCAGCCGCTACCAGGCGAGGCTGCAGTCGCTCGATGACAAGCTGGCCGAAATCCAACACCAACTGACCGAGCTCCAGTCGAAGAAGCAGGGCGCCCAGCGACTCATCGCCACGCCCGAGGTCAAAAAGGCAGTCGACGAGTTTCGAAAACAGGAAGCCACAACCAACGCTGAACGGCGTGCCATCCGGAAGGCGCTCCGCGAGGACATTGAAGCGCTGGGAAACCGCCTCCTTCTCCTCAACCTCTTCACCTCCCCCCTTCTCATTATTGCCGGGGGCATCTGGTACCAACGCAGCCGCCGCGCCGCCTGA
- a CDS encoding DUF4340 domain-containing protein, with protein sequence MNLKPLLLTVGLLAVCATATWFLTQPPPQTAADPRVGSPLVDTGLLESASKFQITQAGKSIELTRSENGTWTVPSYHNLDADLERLAQVAEGLGNATWKSFVTNNPESLKRLDLGSLTVTVTADKHQPVQLQLGRTFEGGGRFVRLGEEQKAFLTDLSVWIDSDPKSWVNSALLPIKAEDIASLEVPLSDGRRVTIKRTSPTEAYTSAEVPAGKQLKASQVTSATSALTALRFSETRDVNDKDYVAATAHARSLKVTTFAGRTFAIDLLQSPAPPPADKTGTASDQASSPEPVATATPPPQPVFVRIRDSESASRLNTAMTNRAFETYSYVPSSFPLNGEAWWEDSK encoded by the coding sequence ATGAACCTGAAGCCACTCCTCCTCACCGTCGGCCTCCTGGCCGTCTGTGCCACCGCCACGTGGTTCCTCACCCAGCCTCCTCCACAAACCGCCGCCGACCCACGGGTCGGTAGCCCGCTCGTCGACACGGGCCTGCTGGAATCCGCCTCAAAGTTTCAGATCACCCAGGCGGGAAAATCCATCGAGCTGACACGGAGCGAAAATGGTACCTGGACGGTGCCCTCGTACCACAACCTTGACGCCGACCTCGAGCGACTGGCCCAGGTCGCCGAAGGATTGGGCAACGCCACTTGGAAATCATTCGTCACCAACAATCCCGAAAGCCTCAAGCGCCTCGACTTGGGCTCCCTCACTGTGACCGTTACCGCTGACAAGCACCAGCCGGTACAGCTCCAGCTTGGTCGCACCTTCGAAGGCGGCGGACGCTTCGTTCGACTCGGTGAAGAGCAAAAGGCGTTTCTCACAGACCTGTCCGTCTGGATCGACTCCGACCCGAAATCATGGGTCAATTCCGCGCTTCTTCCCATCAAAGCCGAGGACATCGCATCGCTTGAGGTGCCGCTCAGCGATGGCAGAAGGGTCACGATCAAGCGAACTTCGCCAACTGAAGCCTACACCAGCGCGGAGGTACCGGCAGGCAAACAGCTCAAGGCAAGCCAGGTGACGTCCGCCACAAGCGCTTTGACGGCGCTCCGCTTTAGCGAAACCCGGGACGTGAACGACAAGGACTATGTCGCAGCCACCGCGCACGCTCGGAGTTTGAAGGTCACCACGTTTGCAGGGCGGACCTTCGCCATCGACCTCCTCCAGTCACCCGCACCCCCGCCTGCCGACAAAACCGGCACCGCGTCTGACCAGGCATCCTCGCCAGAGCCTGTTGCTACGGCAACTCCGCCGCCGCAACCTGTGTTCGTTCGAATCAGAGACTCCGAATCTGCTTCTCGTTTGAACACAGCCATGACGAACCGGGCCTTCGAAACGTATAGCTATGTTCCCTCCTCCTTCCCGCTAAATGGCGAAGCCTGGTGGGAGGACAGCAAGTAA
- a CDS encoding glycoside hydrolase family 3 C-terminal domain-containing protein, whose translation MTPNPLLSFLAVPILAFGGNAFQDTSMPSEQRIDAVISQMTVEEKIACLARKPAVPRLGVPGSPIMEGYHGLAQGGPSNWGRVNPTPTTQFPQAYGLGATWEPEILFRIGEQSGIEGRYLYQNPEYKRAALILLAPNADLARDPRWGRTEESFGEDPFLTGTLATSFVKGLQGDHPEYVRVASLLKHFLANSNEDEREFGSSNFDERQWREYYAKPFEMAVVQGGARCMMAAYNAINGTPAHIHPMLREIVMKEWGFDGVLCSDGGGMTLLVTGHKRFETKAEAVAACLKAGLNYFLDDHVEATHEALKKGLLTEMDLDEALRGLFRTSIRLGLWDPADDNPYAQIGLAGEKAPWTKPETKAFVREVTRKSIVLLRNEGALLPLNRDKLKSIAVVGPYADAVIPDWYGGTPPYVHSIRDGIERAVPLGGPNAVEVNWVADMSDTAVKVAAERDVAVVVVGNHPESNAGWAVVTAPQEGKEAVDRKDIVLQPAQEEFIRKVVSANPRTVVVLVSSFPYAMPWASQHAPAILHMTHSSQEMGTGLADVLFGDYNPGGKLTQTWPKSVSQLPPANEFDLRKGHTYLYSKAEPQYPFGFGLSYTTFKFDSLTVSSERLSKGGVQVKVRLTNTGTRPGDEVVQLYVRHLDSQVYRPLRELKAFKRISVDAGASQEVTLSLRPEDVAYWEPATKSWTVEAGRIELLVGNSSAEKDLTLRQVLSVSP comes from the coding sequence ATGACCCCTAACCCCCTGCTTAGCTTCCTCGCCGTGCCAATCCTCGCGTTTGGAGGAAATGCGTTTCAAGATACCTCAATGCCCAGCGAGCAACGCATCGACGCGGTGATTTCCCAGATGACAGTTGAGGAGAAGATCGCCTGTCTCGCGCGGAAACCGGCGGTGCCGCGACTGGGTGTACCGGGAAGCCCCATCATGGAAGGGTACCATGGTCTTGCGCAGGGAGGTCCTTCAAACTGGGGACGCGTCAATCCGACCCCCACCACGCAATTTCCGCAGGCGTACGGCCTGGGCGCCACGTGGGAGCCCGAGATCCTGTTCCGCATAGGCGAACAGTCGGGCATCGAGGGCCGCTATTTGTATCAGAATCCTGAATACAAGCGGGCCGCGCTTATCCTGCTAGCGCCGAATGCCGACCTGGCTCGAGACCCCCGCTGGGGTCGCACGGAAGAGAGCTTTGGCGAGGACCCGTTCCTTACGGGCACACTCGCAACATCGTTCGTGAAAGGATTGCAGGGTGACCACCCCGAGTATGTCCGGGTCGCGTCGCTCCTGAAGCACTTCCTGGCGAACAGCAACGAGGACGAGCGGGAGTTTGGATCGTCGAATTTCGACGAGCGGCAATGGCGGGAGTATTACGCAAAACCATTCGAGATGGCGGTCGTCCAGGGTGGAGCCCGTTGCATGATGGCGGCTTACAATGCAATCAATGGCACGCCCGCACACATCCACCCGATGCTGCGTGAAATCGTGATGAAGGAGTGGGGTTTTGATGGCGTGTTGTGCAGTGATGGGGGCGGAATGACGCTTCTTGTCACCGGGCACAAACGCTTCGAAACGAAGGCCGAGGCTGTCGCTGCATGCCTGAAGGCGGGACTTAACTACTTCCTCGACGATCACGTGGAGGCCACACATGAGGCGCTGAAGAAAGGCCTGCTTACGGAAATGGATCTCGATGAGGCGTTGCGCGGACTATTTCGCACCTCCATTCGTCTCGGGCTGTGGGACCCGGCCGACGACAACCCGTATGCACAGATTGGCCTCGCGGGCGAGAAGGCACCGTGGACGAAGCCGGAGACAAAGGCGTTTGTCCGTGAAGTCACCCGGAAATCGATTGTTCTTTTGCGCAACGAGGGTGCACTGCTCCCGCTCAACCGCGATAAGCTGAAATCGATTGCGGTGGTGGGACCCTACGCGGACGCCGTTATTCCGGATTGGTACGGAGGAACTCCGCCGTATGTGCACTCGATTCGCGATGGCATCGAACGCGCGGTGCCCTTGGGGGGTCCCAACGCCGTCGAAGTCAACTGGGTTGCTGACATGAGCGACACGGCAGTCAAGGTGGCGGCGGAACGGGATGTCGCCGTCGTCGTGGTCGGCAACCACCCCGAGAGCAATGCCGGTTGGGCAGTGGTGACGGCGCCGCAGGAAGGCAAGGAGGCCGTGGATCGCAAGGACATCGTGCTGCAGCCCGCGCAGGAGGAGTTCATCCGCAAAGTGGTTTCCGCCAACCCGAGGACCGTGGTGGTGCTTGTATCCAGTTTTCCCTACGCAATGCCCTGGGCGTCCCAGCATGCGCCTGCGATCCTGCATATGACCCATTCGAGCCAGGAAATGGGCACGGGCCTCGCAGACGTCCTGTTTGGTGACTACAACCCGGGAGGCAAGCTGACGCAGACCTGGCCGAAATCGGTGTCGCAGCTTCCTCCTGCGAATGAGTTCGACCTGAGGAAGGGCCACACTTACCTCTACTCGAAAGCCGAGCCCCAGTATCCATTTGGATTCGGGCTTAGCTACACGACGTTCAAATTCGACTCGTTGACGGTGTCGTCGGAACGCCTCTCGAAAGGGGGAGTGCAGGTCAAGGTCCGGTTGACCAATACCGGCACCCGTCCCGGGGATGAGGTCGTACAACTCTATGTCCGGCATCTCGACTCACAGGTTTATAGGCCGCTGCGTGAGCTGAAGGCGTTCAAACGCATCTCGGTTGATGCAGGGGCCTCCCAGGAAGTGACGCTTTCGCTGCGCCCCGAGGACGTTGCCTATTGGGAGCCGGCTACGAAGTCCTGGACGGTGGAGGCTGGCCGAATCGAGCTACTGGTCGGCAATTCTTCAGCCGAGAAAGACCTGACATTGCGCCAGGTGTTGAGCGTGTCTCCTTGA
- the glyA gene encoding serine hydroxymethyltransferase produces the protein MINASPLKSLDPEVYAAISAEFGRQQSHIELIASENFTYPAVMEAQGSVLTNKYAEGYPAKRWYGGCEYVDRVEVLAIDRAKALFGAEHANVQPHSGSQANFAVYTSVLQPGDKVLGMNLSHGGHLTHGNPANFSGKLYQFCQYGVREDNGLIDYDELARTAEREKPKMITVGASAYSRVIDFARMGEIARSVGALLFADIAHIAGLVAAGQHPSPVPHADFVTTTTHKTLRGPRGGLILCKAQHAKALDSAMFPGGQGGPLMHVIAAKAVCFGECLKPEFKTYAAQIVANSKALCAAMSKRGYKIVSGGTDNHLFLVDLRANLPELTAKKAQETLDLAHITCNKNTVPFETRSPFQASGIRLGTPAVTSRGLKEADMDEIAACIDLVLKGIATADEAKAIETARQRVAALTARFPLPYKL, from the coding sequence ATGATCAACGCCTCTCCGCTAAAAAGCCTGGATCCGGAAGTCTACGCCGCCATCTCCGCTGAGTTCGGCCGGCAACAAAGCCACATCGAGCTGATCGCTTCCGAAAACTTCACCTACCCGGCAGTTATGGAAGCCCAGGGTAGTGTGCTTACCAATAAGTACGCGGAAGGTTACCCGGCCAAGCGCTGGTACGGTGGCTGCGAGTATGTCGACCGCGTCGAGGTGCTGGCCATCGACCGCGCGAAAGCCCTCTTTGGGGCCGAGCATGCCAACGTCCAGCCTCACTCCGGCTCCCAGGCCAACTTCGCTGTGTACACCTCTGTTCTCCAGCCAGGCGACAAGGTGCTCGGCATGAACCTGAGCCACGGCGGCCACCTGACTCACGGCAACCCGGCGAACTTTTCGGGCAAATTGTATCAGTTTTGCCAATACGGCGTCCGGGAGGACAATGGCCTCATCGACTACGACGAGCTCGCCCGCACGGCCGAACGCGAAAAGCCAAAGATGATCACGGTAGGAGCCTCCGCCTATTCACGCGTGATCGACTTCGCACGCATGGGCGAAATCGCTCGCTCCGTGGGCGCCCTCCTCTTCGCAGATATCGCGCACATCGCAGGTCTGGTCGCAGCCGGCCAGCATCCCTCACCCGTGCCACACGCCGACTTCGTCACCACCACGACCCACAAGACGCTCCGCGGCCCCCGTGGTGGTTTGATCCTGTGCAAGGCTCAGCACGCCAAGGCCTTGGATTCGGCGATGTTCCCCGGTGGCCAGGGCGGTCCCTTGATGCACGTTATCGCTGCCAAAGCGGTGTGCTTCGGCGAGTGCCTCAAACCCGAGTTCAAGACCTATGCCGCCCAGATCGTGGCCAACTCGAAAGCCTTGTGCGCGGCGATGTCCAAGCGAGGGTACAAGATCGTCTCCGGCGGCACCGACAACCACCTGTTCCTCGTCGACCTCCGCGCCAATCTTCCTGAACTCACCGCAAAAAAGGCCCAGGAGACACTCGATCTCGCCCACATCACCTGCAACAAGAATACCGTGCCCTTCGAGACACGGTCTCCATTCCAAGCTTCGGGTATCCGACTCGGCACTCCTGCCGTCACCAGCCGGGGCCTAAAGGAAGCGGATATGGATGAGATCGCCGCCTGTATCGACCTGGTGCTGAAAGGCATTGCGACTGCAGACGAGGCAAAGGCCATCGAGACCGCAAGACAGCGCGTTGCGGCTCTCACGGCACGGTTTCCTCTCCCCTACAAGCTGTAG
- a CDS encoding MFS transporter, translated as MSATPTPPAPKRALSLGVIFLTLYIDLIGFSIIFPLGPDLLRHYLSVDGHSGVLGWLVGQTEAAARFLGNESHLPEVLFGGLISSAFSILQFVFAPIWGGLSDRHGRRGILVYTVGGTAVSYLLWALSGSFWLFLIARLLSGAFGGNLSVATAAVADVTTREERSKAMGLVGAAFGLGLVTGPALGGFSSRINLLDTFPGLATWGVNPFSVPALIAFALSVLNFFWIRARFKETLPPDRRSGETEARTRNPLRAILGMRNQAIRSINLVSFLYSLAFVAMEGTLTFLAADHFGFHATDNATLMAFLGLCSIVTQGFIVRKLLLRMRETSVLSSGLIFSSLGFACVGFAPTPAFLYLGVALFSLGGGLVNPSTTGLISLYAGPQEQGRVLGIFRSLGSLARAITPICAGIIYWSHREYGAEILYTLAAITALCSLFLSTRLPQPAK; from the coding sequence GTGTCCGCCACCCCAACACCCCCTGCGCCCAAGCGTGCTCTTTCGCTGGGGGTCATCTTTCTCACGCTCTACATCGACCTGATCGGGTTTTCGATCATCTTCCCGCTCGGCCCCGACCTGCTGCGTCATTACCTGAGCGTCGATGGCCACTCGGGTGTGTTGGGTTGGCTTGTGGGGCAGACGGAAGCTGCAGCCAGGTTTCTGGGCAACGAGTCGCACCTCCCTGAAGTACTCTTTGGCGGCCTAATCAGCTCGGCCTTCTCCATCCTTCAGTTTGTCTTCGCGCCGATCTGGGGAGGCCTGTCCGACCGCCACGGGCGGCGGGGCATCTTGGTGTACACCGTGGGCGGAACCGCCGTCAGCTACCTGCTCTGGGCCCTCAGCGGGTCCTTCTGGTTGTTCCTGATCGCGCGCCTCCTTTCTGGAGCGTTCGGAGGCAACCTCTCCGTCGCCACCGCCGCCGTGGCGGATGTGACCACCCGCGAGGAACGGTCCAAGGCCATGGGCCTCGTGGGCGCCGCATTCGGGCTCGGGCTCGTCACCGGACCGGCCCTCGGCGGCTTTTCCTCGCGTATCAACTTGCTGGATACTTTTCCCGGGTTGGCGACCTGGGGCGTCAATCCGTTCTCCGTGCCGGCCTTGATCGCCTTTGCGCTCTCGGTCCTTAACTTCTTCTGGATCCGGGCACGCTTCAAGGAGACCTTGCCACCCGATCGACGCTCCGGGGAGACCGAGGCACGGACCCGCAATCCCCTGCGCGCCATTTTGGGAATGCGAAACCAGGCCATTCGCAGCATCAACCTGGTCTCGTTCCTCTACTCGCTCGCCTTCGTCGCAATGGAGGGAACCCTGACCTTCCTCGCTGCCGATCACTTCGGTTTCCACGCAACGGACAACGCGACACTGATGGCGTTCCTCGGCCTCTGCTCCATCGTCACCCAAGGCTTCATCGTCCGAAAGCTCCTCCTGCGGATGCGCGAGACAAGTGTGCTCTCGTCCGGCCTGATTTTTTCGTCCCTCGGCTTTGCCTGCGTGGGCTTCGCACCCACACCCGCCTTTCTGTACCTGGGCGTCGCGCTATTCTCCCTCGGTGGCGGCCTCGTGAACCCCTCCACAACCGGGCTCATCTCCCTCTATGCCGGACCCCAGGAACAGGGTCGCGTCCTGGGGATCTTCCGCTCACTCGGCTCCCTCGCGCGAGCCATCACACCAATCTGTGCAGGCATCATCTATTGGAGCCACCGCGAGTACGGGGCGGAGATTCTCTACACCTTGGCCGCAATCACGGCCCTGTGCTCACTTTTCCTGAGCACCCGCCTTCCCCAACCCGCCAAGTAA
- a CDS encoding ATP-binding cassette domain-containing protein: MIEVKGLVKNYGSKRAVDDVTFSVRRGDILGFLGPNGAGKSTTMKMITGFLRPDAGTVLVDGIDVCRDPVAVKRRLGYLPESAPAYGEMTVDEFLGFIAETRGFTSDDARRTHIERAIARTHLTTVRHQTIETLSKGYKQRVGFAQALLHDPAALVLDEPTDGLDPNQKNEVRSLIRSMAVEKAVILSTHILEEVDAICNRVIIISQGKVIVDETPDQLRARMPGARLDEIFRTLTTSDV; encoded by the coding sequence ATGATTGAAGTAAAAGGTCTGGTCAAAAACTACGGCTCAAAACGCGCTGTCGACGATGTCACGTTTTCAGTGAGGCGAGGCGACATCTTGGGTTTCCTCGGCCCAAATGGCGCCGGCAAGTCGACAACGATGAAGATGATCACGGGCTTCCTTCGGCCCGATGCCGGCACCGTCCTGGTCGACGGCATCGATGTCTGTCGCGATCCGGTTGCCGTCAAGCGTCGCCTCGGCTACCTGCCGGAAAGCGCCCCCGCCTACGGCGAGATGACAGTGGATGAGTTCCTCGGTTTCATCGCCGAGACGCGCGGTTTCACCTCGGATGATGCCAGGCGTACACACATCGAACGAGCCATCGCCCGCACCCATTTGACCACCGTGCGCCACCAGACAATCGAGACGCTATCGAAGGGCTACAAGCAACGCGTGGGCTTCGCCCAGGCCCTCCTCCATGATCCCGCGGCGCTTGTCCTCGACGAACCGACAGACGGGCTCGACCCCAACCAGAAGAACGAGGTCCGCTCTCTCATCCGTTCGATGGCAGTCGAAAAGGCAGTGATCCTCTCAACCCACATCCTCGAGGAGGTCGATGCCATCTGCAACCGGGTCATCATCATCTCCCAAGGCAAGGTCATCGTTGACGAAACCCCCGACCAGCTGCGTGCCCGCATGCCCGGCGCACGGCTCGACGAAATCTTCCGAACACTCACAACCAGCGACGTCTGA
- a CDS encoding ABC transporter permease, whose translation MILPVFKREFLGYFRSPIGYVFLCFFLVLSVLIAFFFYGFFKNNLATLDSLFAPLPWLLLVMAPAAAMSLWAEERRSGTLELLFTLPMTPAQCVVAKFLAGWAFLSCAIILTFPLALTAAYLGEPDWGIIFSGYVGAILLAGAYLAVCSLTSALTKSQVVSFIIGFFACFLFAFLGTSIFNQFLGGFLGLPVGVVDAIANFSPFTHYAAFPQGIIDSRDVIFFGSVTVAALAANVVVLER comes from the coding sequence ATGATTCTTCCCGTCTTCAAGCGCGAGTTCCTCGGCTACTTTCGCTCGCCGATCGGCTACGTGTTTCTCTGCTTCTTTTTGGTGCTGTCCGTGTTGATCGCCTTTTTCTTCTATGGCTTCTTCAAGAACAACCTGGCGACGCTCGACAGCCTCTTTGCTCCACTTCCCTGGTTGCTGCTCGTGATGGCTCCCGCCGCCGCGATGAGCCTTTGGGCGGAGGAGAGACGGAGCGGCACCCTCGAGTTGCTCTTCACCCTGCCCATGACACCCGCCCAATGCGTTGTCGCGAAGTTCCTCGCTGGCTGGGCCTTCCTCTCGTGCGCGATCATCCTGACGTTCCCGCTCGCGCTCACAGCGGCTTACCTCGGGGAACCAGACTGGGGCATCATCTTCTCCGGATATGTCGGTGCCATCCTTCTCGCCGGAGCCTACCTGGCTGTGTGCTCGCTCACCTCAGCGCTTACCAAAAGCCAGGTGGTGAGCTTCATCATCGGCTTCTTCGCGTGCTTTCTCTTCGCCTTTCTCGGCACGAGCATCTTCAACCAGTTCCTCGGTGGTTTCCTCGGACTTCCCGTGGGCGTCGTCGACGCCATCGCAAACTTTAGCCCCTTCACCCATTACGCCGCCTTCCCGCAAGGCATAATTGACAGCCGGGATGTCATTTTCTTCGGCTCCGTCACCGTGGCCGCCCTCGCGGCCAATGTCGTCGTCCTGGAACGCTGA